The Mucilaginibacter terrenus genome has a segment encoding these proteins:
- a CDS encoding TraB/GumN family protein, with the protein MIKFYQPCTSCFMVFKSARNFAVAIIGFAMLCSTASAQQKRPYNLLWKVTGQGMAKPSFLFGTMHVKDDRAFHFSDSVMLAIQSCPSFALEVHPDTVVKEMFITMSNRDSTRSLKNMLNKADYDKLAKRFKKKNGYPMGDIDPIQAESTLKPERERPDDRKTFVDAYLFGVARAMEKNIYGLENAGDQFKGYFGAHSTEIKERLAYLADSDNDEEELDQTDKLVTVYQEGNVDYIAEYMGEANIADSIMILRNGVMLNSMIARMKEQPIFTAVGVAHLPGENGLIKLLRDKGYIVTAVAADFTGVAEKYGTDYSELKWTAFTDESRGYSLEVPFTPIQTDKILGVNTVFFQDIANDMFFGAFAALESARGSQPVGQKAIDRMVKRLSANQQYKVASIKNILVDGKKAVDIFLKDNAGKGTRYRVVENNNMLYCLYAGNNFSSLNSFYANRFFNSFKSFNPNIEKNKSWITFKNDSAAFSVKIPVQPQLIHRIIPTKISQHTYNVDVNMYMSIDSANLQNYLVRHNDYPAGTFLAQPEKAFDALTKEMTSKGVKVISQKQIIKDGNEGRDLRLVMNNFNMHAQVFIRGNRVYMLLKQNISEGKPIEDNDDFFSSFTFMPYLRSELKEYALDGGNLTVKVFDKPRVIPDSTITYDSFLPKSTTFFTTNPASGDLFGVEHATISNYYRIANIDSLYKRLGNGLVKYSDTLVRDSAITVNGIGGHDFLIKAKESSNMHRYRLFISNDDVVYLSSYQSGKELYSDQSNMFFNSISKINETAPISLASSKAQLILNDLASTDSVTYKYARGALSYYKFQRDELPLLYKALHRSYDDDSLATGTRGKLIQLLADTNDVNTLSELTKLYNVIAKDKQELRPLILKTIVDANKKAGYDLYLNLLTGGESIESDNLYTAFRPMSDSLNFVVANSARIIPLFKNPHYRKNLLNVVNNMTNEKGKYDTYLKEHFNEITAHAMEDLNGYLMHKDSTSNNWYVGVYYYLELMNAIKRQPITNSFTNTIIQKDNYAGLVNNAAITRIKNHLSVSPTVLNKLLDSLSTRLGVLKALNDEKQLEKAPAKYRTQLAFAKTCLYNYLTEAEDITIDKIGLLGTVTNKGNLYYAFKFSSDSEKAEHLGIAGPFKSGSAKYNFKKYNAYADFGDSKVKNWQIQAKKIIPDLLASDAN; encoded by the coding sequence ATGATAAAATTTTACCAACCGTGTACATCATGTTTTATGGTGTTTAAATCAGCCAGAAATTTTGCAGTAGCAATAATAGGTTTTGCAATGCTCTGCTCTACTGCATCTGCGCAACAAAAAAGGCCATACAATTTACTCTGGAAAGTTACCGGACAAGGTATGGCGAAGCCATCTTTCCTTTTCGGCACCATGCACGTGAAAGATGATCGCGCTTTCCATTTCAGCGATTCCGTAATGCTCGCTATTCAAAGCTGTCCATCTTTTGCGCTTGAGGTGCACCCTGATACAGTGGTGAAGGAGATGTTCATCACCATGAGCAACCGCGACAGCACACGCAGCCTTAAAAACATGCTAAATAAAGCCGATTACGACAAATTGGCCAAACGCTTTAAGAAGAAGAACGGCTATCCCATGGGAGATATAGACCCAATTCAGGCCGAGTCAACCCTTAAACCTGAAAGGGAGAGGCCGGATGATCGAAAAACCTTTGTTGATGCCTACCTTTTTGGTGTTGCGCGAGCAATGGAAAAGAACATTTACGGACTGGAAAATGCAGGCGATCAGTTCAAGGGATATTTTGGAGCGCACAGTACGGAAATAAAGGAAAGGCTGGCGTACCTTGCAGACAGCGATAACGACGAGGAAGAACTGGATCAAACTGACAAGTTGGTAACTGTCTACCAGGAGGGCAACGTAGATTATATTGCTGAATATATGGGAGAAGCCAACATAGCTGATTCTATAATGATATTACGTAATGGCGTAATGCTTAACAGCATGATAGCGCGAATGAAAGAGCAGCCTATTTTTACTGCTGTTGGTGTAGCTCACTTACCCGGAGAAAATGGACTTATTAAGCTGTTACGTGATAAAGGCTATATTGTTACCGCTGTGGCCGCTGATTTTACAGGTGTTGCTGAAAAATATGGTACCGATTACAGCGAACTTAAATGGACAGCTTTTACTGACGAAAGCAGGGGCTACTCCTTAGAAGTTCCTTTTACCCCTATACAAACAGATAAGATACTCGGTGTAAATACGGTATTCTTCCAGGACATTGCCAATGATATGTTTTTTGGTGCATTTGCCGCGCTTGAAAGTGCTCGGGGCAGCCAGCCTGTTGGTCAAAAAGCTATCGATAGGATGGTAAAACGGCTCTCTGCAAATCAACAATACAAGGTTGCAAGCATCAAGAATATTCTTGTAGATGGTAAAAAGGCAGTAGACATCTTCCTGAAAGACAATGCCGGCAAGGGAACACGATATCGCGTGGTTGAAAATAACAATATGCTGTATTGCCTTTATGCGGGGAACAACTTTAGCTCTCTAAACTCCTTTTACGCTAATCGTTTCTTCAACTCGTTTAAAAGTTTTAATCCGAACATTGAAAAGAATAAAAGCTGGATAACCTTTAAAAATGATTCGGCTGCATTCAGCGTGAAGATACCCGTGCAGCCTCAACTGATACACAGAATCATCCCCACGAAAATAAGCCAACATACCTACAACGTAGATGTAAACATGTACATGTCAATAGATAGTGCAAATCTCCAGAACTATCTTGTAAGACACAACGACTATCCCGCAGGTACCTTCCTTGCACAGCCGGAAAAGGCATTTGACGCTCTAACAAAAGAAATGACCAGTAAAGGAGTAAAAGTTATAAGCCAGAAGCAGATAATTAAAGATGGCAACGAAGGCCGCGACTTACGATTAGTCATGAATAACTTCAACATGCACGCACAAGTGTTTATACGAGGCAACCGCGTATATATGCTCTTAAAGCAAAACATCAGTGAAGGTAAGCCAATTGAAGACAATGATGACTTTTTCAGTTCTTTTACCTTTATGCCTTACCTAAGGTCAGAACTAAAAGAATACGCACTAGACGGCGGCAATCTGACTGTAAAGGTTTTTGACAAACCACGGGTTATACCTGATTCTACAATTACCTACGACTCGTTCCTGCCAAAGTCTACCACATTCTTCACCACAAACCCTGCCTCTGGTGATCTGTTTGGGGTAGAACATGCAACTATCAGCAACTATTACAGGATTGCAAATATAGATTCCTTATACAAACGACTAGGTAATGGCTTGGTCAAGTATTCTGATACGCTAGTAAGAGACAGTGCAATTACAGTAAACGGAATTGGCGGCCACGACTTCCTAATCAAAGCTAAAGAATCCAGCAACATGCATCGTTACAGGTTGTTTATTAGCAATGACGATGTTGTTTACTTATCCTCCTATCAATCCGGTAAAGAGCTTTACAGCGATCAAAGCAACATGTTTTTTAACTCTATCAGTAAGATAAACGAAACCGCTCCAATATCATTGGCATCGTCGAAAGCGCAACTGATCCTAAACGATCTGGCCAGTACAGATAGTGTAACTTACAAGTACGCAAGGGGAGCCTTATCTTATTACAAGTTTCAAAGAGACGAACTGCCATTACTGTACAAAGCATTACACAGAAGTTATGACGACGACAGTCTGGCTACTGGTACACGCGGAAAGTTGATACAGTTACTTGCAGATACCAATGACGTAAATACGCTTTCCGAGCTGACAAAACTTTATAATGTAATCGCAAAAGACAAGCAAGAACTTAGGCCCTTAATACTGAAAACTATTGTTGATGCTAATAAAAAGGCCGGTTATGACCTTTACCTGAACTTACTTACGGGCGGCGAATCGATTGAATCTGACAATCTTTATACTGCATTCAGGCCGATGTCAGACTCTTTAAACTTTGTTGTTGCAAACAGTGCCCGCATAATACCACTTTTTAAAAACCCACACTATCGTAAAAATTTGCTTAACGTAGTCAATAACATGACTAATGAAAAAGGTAAATACGACACCTATTTGAAAGAGCACTTTAATGAAATTACGGCGCACGCAATGGAGGATTTGAACGGCTACTTAATGCACAAAGATTCGACTTCAAATAACTGGTATGTAGGCGTTTACTACTACCTGGAACTTATGAATGCTATAAAAAGGCAACCTATCACCAATAGTTTCACCAACACCATCATCCAGAAAGATAATTATGCTGGTTTGGTTAACAATGCCGCTATTACAAGAATAAAAAATCACCTTTCCGTATCTCCAACTGTCTTGAATAAACTTTTGGATAGTTTGAGTACCAGGCTAGGCGTATTAAAAGCGCTTAACGATGAAAAACAACTTGAAAAAGCCCCTGCTAAATACCGCACGCAACTTGCTTTTGCTAAAACATGCCTGTATAATTACCTAACTGAAGCTGAAGATATTACAATTGATAAAATTGGCTTATTAGGTACGGTGACCAACAAAGGGAACTTGTATTATGCTTTTAAATTCAGCTCAGATAGTGAAAAAGCAGAACATTTAGGCATTGCAGGACCTTTTAAATCTGGCTCTGCCAAATATAATTTTAAGAAATATAATGCATACGCAGACTTTGGCGACTCGAAAGTTAAAAATTGGCAGATACAGGCAAAAAAGATAATACCCGATCTGCTCGCCTCTGATGCTAACTAG
- a CDS encoding glutamate synthase subunit beta has translation MGKVTGFQEFNRELPQKTPVAERVKNYNEFVGLYPEEKLNQQSARCMNCGIPFCHNGCPLGNVIPEFNDAVYRKNWGEAYQILSSTNNFPEFTGRICPAPCESACVLGINKPPVAIEEIEKHIIEIAYSKNMVKPVAPLIKTGKKVAVVGSGPAGLAAAAQLSKAGHSVTVYERDDRPGGLLRYGIPDFKLEKWVIDRRIQIMEEDGVVFKTNVEVGKTIPADELVRTHDAVVLAGGSTIPRNLPIPGRELKGVHYAMDFLKQQNKRVSDIAVEGEEIIATDKDVVVIGGGDTGSDCVGTSNRQGARSVKQFEVMVQPPEQRTPHMPWPTYPMVLKTTSSHEEGVERFWGINTKEFLGDENGELRALKVSEVSWEIDVMGRPIKFSEVPGSEREIPCQRVFLAMGFVNPQFEGALQQLNVALDDRKNVKAKEGNFRTNVSKVFAAGDMRRGQSLVVWAISEGREAARKVDEFLMGHSNLESKDAVNQFEQVFY, from the coding sequence ATGGGAAAAGTTACAGGATTTCAGGAATTTAACAGGGAACTTCCCCAAAAAACACCGGTTGCCGAAAGGGTAAAGAACTATAACGAGTTTGTAGGCCTGTACCCAGAGGAAAAACTTAACCAGCAGTCTGCACGCTGTATGAACTGCGGTATACCTTTTTGCCACAACGGCTGCCCGCTGGGTAATGTTATACCTGAGTTTAACGACGCGGTATACCGCAAGAACTGGGGCGAAGCTTACCAGATATTATCATCAACAAACAACTTCCCGGAGTTTACCGGCAGGATATGCCCGGCTCCGTGCGAGTCGGCATGTGTGTTAGGCATTAACAAACCGCCTGTTGCTATCGAGGAAATAGAGAAGCACATTATAGAGATAGCTTACTCCAAAAATATGGTTAAGCCTGTTGCGCCGCTTATTAAAACGGGCAAAAAGGTGGCTGTAGTAGGCTCAGGCCCGGCAGGACTAGCCGCCGCGGCACAGCTAAGCAAAGCGGGACACAGCGTGACAGTTTACGAACGCGACGACCGCCCGGGTGGTTTGCTCCGTTACGGTATTCCGGATTTTAAATTGGAGAAGTGGGTTATAGACCGCCGTATCCAGATCATGGAAGAAGATGGTGTGGTGTTTAAAACCAACGTGGAAGTAGGGAAGACCATCCCTGCAGACGAACTGGTGCGCACACATGATGCAGTTGTACTAGCTGGTGGCTCAACCATTCCGCGTAACCTACCTATACCCGGCAGGGAGCTAAAGGGTGTTCACTACGCCATGGATTTTCTGAAACAGCAAAACAAGCGTGTAAGCGACATTGCTGTTGAGGGCGAGGAGATTATTGCTACAGATAAAGATGTGGTAGTTATAGGCGGTGGCGATACCGGCAGTGACTGCGTGGGTACATCAAACCGCCAGGGTGCACGTTCTGTAAAACAGTTTGAGGTAATGGTACAACCGCCAGAGCAGCGCACGCCGCACATGCCATGGCCAACGTACCCAATGGTACTTAAGACAACCAGCAGCCATGAAGAAGGGGTTGAGCGTTTCTGGGGCATCAACACCAAAGAGTTTTTAGGCGACGAGAACGGCGAACTGCGTGCACTTAAGGTGAGCGAAGTTAGCTGGGAAATAGATGTAATGGGCCGGCCAATTAAGTTTAGCGAAGTACCCGGCAGCGAACGGGAGATACCTTGCCAGCGTGTTTTCCTGGCAATGGGCTTTGTTAACCCACAGTTCGAAGGTGCTTTACAGCAGCTTAACGTAGCGTTGGACGACCGCAAAAACGTGAAGGCTAAAGAAGGTAACTTCCGCACCAACGTAAGCAAAGTGTTTGCAGCAGGCGACATGCGCCGCGGACAGTCGCTGGTGGTTTGGGCAATATCCGAAGGCCGTGAGGCTGCACGTAAGGTAGACGAGTTCCTGATGGGGCACTCCAACCTGGAAAGCAAGGATGCCGTTAACCAGTTTGAGCAGGTATTCTATTAA
- a CDS encoding YdeI/OmpD-associated family protein → MISPLAKKLLMKPGQTWLILDAPEGYTTKLEPLPDSIMLTYSLDDAVDGVQFFVKNSTEFKSSLKLLATILKPGTILWCIYPKKNKGIDTDLEMMSGWEASKPYGLRPVASAAIDDVWTTLRFRPESLVKHSESCNEAIKANDYSAYINPDDKTVRLPDDAAVLLSQQPQLLNYFNSLAYSHKKEYVVWILSAKQEKTREARLTKMVEMLAAGKKNPSEK, encoded by the coding sequence ATGATCAGCCCCCTTGCCAAAAAACTGTTAATGAAGCCCGGACAAACCTGGTTAATCCTTGATGCTCCTGAAGGTTATACCACTAAGCTGGAACCCCTGCCTGACAGCATTATGCTGACCTACAGCTTGGATGATGCTGTCGATGGCGTACAGTTTTTTGTTAAGAACAGCACTGAATTTAAAAGCTCGCTTAAGCTGCTAGCAACTATACTTAAACCCGGTACTATACTTTGGTGCATATACCCCAAGAAGAACAAGGGCATAGATACCGATCTAGAGATGATGAGCGGCTGGGAAGCTTCTAAACCTTACGGATTACGCCCTGTAGCATCTGCAGCTATAGATGATGTGTGGACCACCCTCCGTTTCCGGCCGGAAAGCCTGGTAAAGCATTCTGAATCATGCAACGAAGCTATAAAAGCAAACGACTACTCGGCGTATATTAACCCGGATGATAAGACCGTACGATTGCCTGATGATGCCGCAGTACTCCTCTCGCAACAGCCCCAGCTTCTTAATTATTTTAACTCCCTCGCCTACTCTCATAAAAAGGAATACGTTGTTTGGATATTAAGCGCCAAACAGGAAAAAACCCGTGAGGCACGCCTGACTAAGATGGTGGAAATGCTTGCTGCCGGTAAGAAAAATCCTTCAGAAAAATAG
- a CDS encoding D-glycero-alpha-D-manno-heptose-1,7-bisphosphate 7-phosphatase, translated as MSEKNKAVFLDRDGVLNQEMGDYVCKVEDFHILDNFDALKELQDRGYLLLVATNQGGIAKGWYSEDELGKMHALLKTKYAEHGVDIKDFFYCPHHPLFTGDCDCRKPKPGLLLQGIEKYNIDPSKSYFIGDRERDVVAGTAAGVKGILIDSDQPISTVLDLID; from the coding sequence ATGTCCGAAAAGAATAAGGCAGTATTTCTGGACCGCGATGGCGTACTTAACCAGGAAATGGGCGATTATGTTTGTAAAGTAGAAGACTTTCATATCCTTGATAATTTTGACGCGCTGAAAGAACTGCAAGACCGTGGCTATTTACTGCTGGTAGCAACTAATCAGGGCGGCATTGCAAAAGGCTGGTACTCCGAAGACGAACTGGGCAAAATGCACGCGCTTCTTAAAACAAAGTACGCTGAACATGGCGTAGACATAAAAGATTTTTTCTATTGCCCGCATCACCCGTTGTTTACGGGCGACTGCGATTGCCGCAAACCAAAGCCAGGCCTATTGCTACAGGGGATTGAAAAGTACAATATAGATCCATCGAAGTCGTACTTTATAGGTGACCGTGAGCGCGATGTAGTTGCCGGAACAGCAGCCGGTGTCAAGGGAATTTTGATTGACAGCGACCAGCCGATAAGCACTGTGCTGGACCTCATAGACTAG
- the gltB gene encoding glutamate synthase large subunit yields MDQTEGNQGLYRPEFEHDSCGTGFITNINGHKSHNIIDDALTMLENMEHRGACGCDPESGDGAGILIQLPHEFLMEECSNLEISLPEPGEYGVGMIFFPKEPSLKKACRTIITNAIEKLGLHKLGYRKMAVDSSVIGETARQAEPDVEQLFISRPHHITNADDFERKLYILRRYINKTVVDTVPGAGEYFYFTSLSCKTIVYKGQVTTYQLRKYFSDLADPRMASGFAMIHSRFSTNTFPSWKLAQPFRLIAHNGEINTLTGNLNWFYSGLKSYASSYFTAEEMDMLLPVIDNNQSDSACLDNIIEVLLHSGRSLPHVMMMLVPEAWDGNEQMDPIKKAFYEYHATLMEPWDGPAAITFTDGKLVGALLDRNGLRPLRYVITNDGRVIAASEAGTLTIDESTVVRKGRLQPGKMLLIDTEKGRIITDDEIKKQVASQQPYGRWLENYKIQLGELSEPRLAFASLSPDSVFRYQQVFGYTREDIDTIIKPMALDGKEPIGSMGTDVPLAILSDKPQHLSSYFKQFFAQVTNPPIDPIRERLVMSLATFIGNNGNLLDEDKMHCHCVVLNHPILKNHQLEKLRSIDTGLFHAKTLQTYFKADGLPGSLEKGIARLCRYAEDAVDDGFEVLILSDRAVDSEHAPIPMLLAVSAVHHHLIKKGCRGSVGIVAEVGDAWEVHHFATLLAFGATAINPYLALSTIETLRNNGNLETDLDLKSLYKNYVKSVNDGLLKIFSKMGISTLQSYHGSQVFEILGINKAVVDKYFHGAVTRIGGLGLDEIAREALCKHKIGFSSNKTDTKLLAEGGIYQWKRRGEAHLFNPDTVHLLQHATRSNSYAVYKNYAAKVNEQTEKHYTIRGLLDFAHHRESISIDEVEPAENIMKRFATGAMSFGSISHEAHSTMAIAMNRIGGKSNTGEGGEDEIRYDKLPNGDSMRSAIKQVASARFGVTANYLTNADELQIKMAQGAKPGEGGQLPGHKVDDWIAKTRHSTPGVGLISPPPHHDIYSIEDLAQLIFDLKNANRAARINVKLVSKAGVGTIAAGVAKAHADVILIAGYDGGTGASPISSIKHAGLPWELGLAEAHQTLVRNKLRSRVVLQTDGQLKTGRDLAIAALMGAEEWGVATAALVAGGCIMMRKCHLNTCPVGVATQDPELRKLFSGKADHIVNLFRFMAEELREIMAELGFRTINEMVGRVQFLKVRDNIQSWKAKKVDLSGILHPVTNAKGLTLYNSEKQDHGMDAILDWKLLESAKVALEDKTPVFATFDVKNVDRTIGTLLSNEISKIYGSAGLPDNTINYKFKGSAGQSFGAFTTKGISFELEGEANDYVGKGLSGAQLAIYPAANSTFTPEDNIIIGNVALYGATSGELFVRGMAGERFAVRNSGATAVVEGTGDHGCEYMTGGRALILGKTGRNFAAGMSGGLAWIYDPEKSFAANCNTEMVDLDPLSLKDEEQILDLLKKHIHLTGSKVAQTILKNWNEASGNFVKVYPKEYKKVIEKQQYQTAS; encoded by the coding sequence ATGGATCAAACTGAAGGCAACCAGGGTCTCTACAGGCCCGAATTTGAACACGACTCTTGCGGAACAGGTTTTATAACCAACATCAACGGACATAAATCGCACAACATTATTGATGATGCTTTAACGATGCTGGAAAACATGGAGCATCGTGGTGCCTGTGGCTGTGACCCGGAAAGCGGCGACGGTGCAGGTATATTGATACAGCTTCCGCACGAATTTTTGATGGAAGAATGCTCTAACCTGGAGATTAGTTTGCCGGAACCCGGCGAGTACGGCGTAGGGATGATCTTTTTCCCTAAGGAGCCATCATTAAAAAAGGCCTGCCGAACCATTATTACCAATGCAATAGAAAAACTTGGGCTGCACAAACTGGGTTACCGCAAAATGGCGGTTGATTCATCAGTTATTGGTGAAACCGCCCGCCAGGCCGAGCCGGACGTGGAACAGCTGTTCATCTCCCGCCCGCACCACATTACCAACGCCGACGATTTTGAGCGTAAGCTGTATATATTAAGGCGCTACATCAACAAAACAGTTGTTGATACTGTGCCCGGCGCAGGGGAGTACTTTTACTTTACCTCGCTATCCTGCAAAACCATCGTATACAAAGGCCAGGTAACTACTTACCAGCTGCGTAAATATTTTTCAGATCTTGCTGATCCGCGTATGGCATCAGGCTTTGCCATGATCCACTCGCGCTTTTCAACTAACACTTTCCCTTCTTGGAAACTGGCTCAGCCATTCCGCTTAATTGCGCACAATGGCGAGATCAACACGCTTACCGGTAATCTTAACTGGTTCTATTCGGGCTTAAAGTCCTATGCTTCGTCTTACTTCACTGCTGAAGAAATGGACATGTTGCTGCCGGTTATCGACAACAACCAGTCCGACTCAGCTTGCCTGGATAACATTATAGAAGTGTTGCTGCATTCCGGCCGCTCGTTACCCCACGTAATGATGATGCTGGTACCCGAGGCATGGGATGGTAACGAGCAGATGGACCCTATTAAAAAGGCGTTTTACGAATACCATGCTACGCTGATGGAACCATGGGACGGCCCGGCTGCCATTACTTTTACCGATGGTAAACTGGTAGGCGCCTTGCTTGACCGTAATGGTCTTCGCCCGCTGCGTTACGTTATAACCAATGATGGCCGCGTTATAGCTGCTTCAGAAGCAGGCACGCTTACCATTGACGAGAGCACCGTGGTACGTAAAGGCCGACTGCAGCCTGGCAAAATGCTCCTGATAGATACCGAAAAAGGACGCATTATTACGGACGATGAAATAAAGAAACAAGTTGCTTCGCAGCAGCCTTATGGCCGCTGGCTGGAGAATTATAAAATACAACTAGGTGAACTTTCCGAGCCTCGTTTGGCATTCGCGAGCTTATCGCCTGATTCGGTTTTCCGCTACCAGCAGGTGTTTGGTTACACCCGCGAGGATATAGATACCATCATTAAGCCTATGGCTTTGGACGGTAAGGAGCCTATCGGCTCTATGGGTACCGATGTGCCGCTGGCTATCCTGTCAGATAAACCTCAGCACCTTTCCAGCTACTTTAAGCAATTTTTTGCCCAGGTTACCAACCCACCGATAGACCCTATCCGCGAGCGTTTGGTAATGAGCCTTGCTACTTTTATAGGCAACAACGGTAACCTGCTGGACGAAGATAAAATGCACTGCCACTGCGTAGTGCTTAACCACCCAATATTAAAAAACCACCAGCTGGAAAAGCTTCGCTCTATTGATACCGGCCTTTTCCATGCTAAAACCTTACAAACGTATTTCAAGGCTGATGGCCTGCCGGGCTCACTGGAGAAAGGTATAGCGCGCCTGTGCCGCTATGCCGAGGATGCTGTTGATGACGGGTTCGAGGTGTTGATCCTGTCTGACCGTGCTGTAGATTCTGAACACGCACCTATACCGATGCTGCTGGCTGTTTCGGCTGTGCACCACCATCTAATTAAAAAAGGATGTCGTGGTTCAGTAGGTATTGTTGCCGAAGTGGGCGACGCTTGGGAAGTGCACCACTTTGCCACCTTGCTGGCATTTGGCGCAACAGCCATTAACCCTTACTTGGCGCTTTCTACTATAGAAACGCTAAGGAACAATGGCAACCTGGAGACTGATCTGGATCTGAAGTCGCTTTACAAAAACTATGTGAAATCTGTAAACGACGGCTTACTGAAGATATTCTCTAAAATGGGAATTTCTACCCTGCAGTCGTACCACGGTTCACAGGTATTTGAGATATTGGGCATTAACAAAGCCGTTGTAGATAAGTACTTTCACGGTGCAGTTACCCGCATTGGCGGGCTTGGCCTTGACGAGATTGCCCGCGAGGCGCTTTGCAAGCACAAAATTGGCTTCAGCAGCAATAAAACTGATACCAAGCTGCTTGCCGAGGGTGGCATTTACCAGTGGAAACGCAGGGGCGAAGCACACTTGTTTAACCCGGATACGGTGCACCTGCTGCAGCATGCTACCCGCAGCAACAGCTATGCGGTTTACAAAAACTACGCTGCCAAAGTTAACGAACAAACAGAAAAGCATTACACTATACGCGGCCTGCTGGACTTTGCGCATCACCGCGAATCCATCAGTATAGATGAGGTAGAACCGGCAGAAAACATCATGAAGCGCTTTGCTACAGGTGCCATGTCGTTCGGCTCTATCTCGCACGAAGCGCACAGCACAATGGCTATTGCTATGAACCGCATTGGCGGCAAAAGCAATACCGGCGAAGGCGGCGAAGACGAGATACGCTACGATAAGCTGCCAAACGGCGATTCGATGCGTTCTGCTATAAAGCAGGTAGCTTCTGCACGTTTTGGTGTAACAGCCAATTACCTCACCAATGCCGATGAGCTGCAGATAAAGATGGCGCAGGGTGCAAAACCAGGCGAAGGCGGGCAGCTACCGGGCCACAAGGTAGATGACTGGATTGCCAAAACCCGTCACTCTACACCGGGTGTTGGTTTAATATCGCCACCGCCGCACCACGATATTTACTCTATTGAAGATTTGGCACAGCTGATCTTCGACCTTAAAAATGCTAACCGTGCTGCCCGTATCAACGTTAAGCTGGTATCAAAAGCGGGTGTAGGCACCATTGCAGCAGGTGTTGCAAAAGCACATGCCGATGTAATATTGATAGCAGGTTATGATGGTGGTACAGGTGCATCGCCAATAAGCTCTATAAAACATGCAGGCTTGCCTTGGGAACTTGGCCTGGCCGAAGCGCACCAGACCCTGGTACGCAATAAGCTACGCAGCCGTGTAGTGCTGCAAACAGATGGCCAGCTAAAAACCGGTCGCGACCTTGCCATTGCCGCCCTTATGGGTGCCGAAGAGTGGGGTGTTGCAACAGCTGCACTGGTTGCAGGCGGCTGTATCATGATGCGTAAATGCCACCTGAACACTTGCCCAGTTGGTGTAGCTACACAAGATCCGGAACTGAGAAAACTATTCAGCGGTAAGGCTGACCACATTGTGAACCTGTTCCGCTTTATGGCTGAAGAGCTGCGCGAGATAATGGCTGAGCTTGGCTTCCGTACCATTAACGAGATGGTGGGCCGCGTACAGTTCCTGAAGGTTAGGGACAACATCCAGAGCTGGAAAGCTAAAAAGGTTGACCTGAGCGGCATACTGCACCCGGTGACCAATGCTAAAGGCTTAACACTTTACAACAGCGAAAAACAGGATCACGGCATGGATGCCATCCTTGACTGGAAATTGTTGGAGAGCGCTAAAGTTGCGCTGGAGGACAAGACCCCGGTATTCGCCACGTTTGATGTAAAGAACGTAGACCGCACCATTGGTACACTTCTTTCTAACGAAATATCAAAGATCTACGGTTCTGCAGGCTTGCCTGATAATACTATCAACTATAAATTTAAAGGTTCGGCAGGGCAAAGCTTTGGCGCGTTCACCACAAAAGGTATTTCTTTTGAACTGGAAGGCGAAGCTAACGACTATGTAGGTAAGGGCTTATCCGGAGCACAACTGGCTATTTATCCTGCTGCAAACTCAACCTTTACTCCGGAGGATAACATTATCATAGGTAACGTTGCGCTTTACGGCGCTACCTCCGGCGAACTGTTTGTTCGTGGTATGGCAGGCGAGCGTTTTGCGGTGCGTAACTCCGGCGCCACAGCCGTGGTAGAAGGTACCGGCGACCACGGTTGCGAGTACATGACCGGCGGCCGTGCACTTATCCTTGGTAAAACAGGCCGCAACTTCGCGGCAGGCATGAGCGGCGGTTTGGCCTGGATATACGATCCGGAGAAAAGTTTTGCAGCCAACTGCAACACCGAAATGGTAGACCTTGACCCGCTGTCGTTAAAAGACGAAGAGCAAATATTAGACTTACTTAAGAAACACATTCACCTTACCGGCAGCAAGGTTGCGCAAACCATCCTGAAGAACTGGAATGAAGCGTCGGGCAACTTTGTGAAGGTTTATCCGAAAGAGTACAAGAAGGTGATAGAAAAACAACAATACCAAACAGCTAGTTAA